The following are from one region of the Parafrankia discariae genome:
- a CDS encoding pentapeptide repeat-containing protein has product MGAERRDLHTRPLSTPGSDTPGHPAPDHAAADQAAPGQAAPGQAAPGAGPQGGAPARLGSLGGLLAALRGRPRTGGYAAGSDLTGADLAGVCLTGRILRGARLHGAYLSGADLRGADLRDACLRGADLRDADLSQAALGGADLAGALLAGAFLTGADLHGTDLHGAFLHGVDLRKAFLARADLRGADADRIILRGADLRAADATDAVLRQADLRQADLRGIRLTGAVLRGVDLRGADLRGADLGTARLSSARLDRVYWSTATTWPPGEWTYRTRSASRQVAPGVFQISDEPTRPGHQRRTPG; this is encoded by the coding sequence ATGGGTGCTGAGCGCCGGGATTTGCACACCCGGCCGCTCAGCACCCCAGGTTCCGACACGCCGGGCCACCCGGCTCCGGATCACGCAGCGGCAGATCAGGCCGCACCGGGTCAGGCCGCACCGGGTCAGGCCGCACCGGGCGCCGGGCCCCAGGGCGGCGCCCCCGCGCGACTGGGGTCGCTGGGTGGCCTGCTCGCCGCGCTGCGCGGGAGGCCTCGGACGGGCGGGTACGCCGCCGGCTCGGACCTGACCGGCGCGGACCTGGCCGGGGTGTGCCTCACCGGCCGGATCCTGCGCGGGGCGCGGCTGCACGGCGCCTACCTCAGCGGCGCCGACCTGCGCGGCGCGGACCTCCGGGACGCCTGCCTGCGCGGGGCCGACCTGCGGGACGCCGATCTCAGCCAGGCCGCGCTCGGCGGCGCGGACCTCGCCGGCGCGCTGCTCGCCGGCGCCTTCCTCACCGGCGCCGACCTGCACGGGACGGACCTGCACGGAGCCTTCCTCCACGGCGTGGATCTCCGGAAGGCCTTCCTCGCCCGCGCTGACCTGCGCGGAGCCGACGCCGACCGGATCATCCTGCGCGGCGCGGACCTGCGCGCGGCGGACGCCACCGACGCCGTCCTGCGGCAGGCCGACCTGCGGCAGGCGGACCTGCGCGGGATCCGCCTGACCGGGGCGGTCCTACGCGGAGTCGACCTGCGCGGCGCGGACCTGCGCGGCGCGGACCTGGGCACCGCCCGGCTCAGCTCCGCCCGCCTCGACCGGGTGTACTGGTCGACCGCGACGACCTGGCCACCCGGCGAGTGGACCTACCGGACGCGGTCGGCGTCCCGGCAGGTCGCCCCGGGTGTCTTCCAGATCTCCGACGAGCCGACCCGTCCCGGCCACCAGCGCCGGACGCCCGGCTGA